DNA from Artemia franciscana chromosome 8, ASM3288406v1, whole genome shotgun sequence:
gggatttctccgtggaggtgcatccagatttcctggcattatttaaaaaatgatcacaaattaaatagaaaaacaagtttttttccaactgaaagtaaggagcaacattaaaacttaaaatgaacagaaattattacgtatatgaagggggttgtccccttctcgacacctcactgtttacgctaaagtctgaatTCTGTCtcaattcttaaaaaacaactcctgaaacacaagggtcgttaattagaacaataagaagcttttttaaaaatacaaaaaaaactttagcgtaagagcgaggtgttgaggaggggaaaacctccttcaaatacgtaatattttatgtttgttttaagttttaatgttgctccttactttcggtcaaaaaaaccttttttattattttattctataaGGAGCTACCTGATAACTACCCTTGAAGCCAGTGATCTATGTAACCATCACCAGAGGCGTTCTCCAGGCTACATACGTGAAGACTGACAAGCACTCAtcttccaatgttttttttcttttttggctaaacttATAGAAgaagccaattaaaaaaaaaaaaaaaactttaaaaaataaaaaatagaaaatcgaagcgaaaaataaaatattttcctttgatgAAAAAAACGCAAGCATAAAAATGAGTGAAAATATCCAACTCTTACAGACCCTCAGACTAAAGTAGCTGACACAGGGCAGATGATACAGCCTATTATTATCTTGCTAGTCAAATAAAGTTTCTTAAAACGGTAGCTTCCATTTGTACACTACGTTACGTACATTACTCCACGTTGAAAAATGGTAACTGATAAACACTCTCTTGGTTCGCAACAATGCTATCCTTTGTGAAAAATATTACTGATTGGCCAAACGTTAAGACTTTTCCAATTACATAAAGCTCATTCGTACACTAGAAACTATATTATAAGCCTGGAAAacacaatactaaaaaaacagagggggaaggggtatggAGGTCTTCCTACCTATGGTTATTCTGAAGGTTATCTTCATGCtaagtaatttaaatattaactaCTATGATTGAAGGCATAGATACTTTGAAGTATTACCCATTTTGTGGAGTTACTAGATGCAGTAGCAGGGCTCCTTGAAGGATAAATcagtattagttttttttttactatctaaGACTAGCAATGGTAACTTAAAATAGACATTACCAATTATAATGAAATGTctgagagggggggggatattttgtGGGAATTATGAAGGAAAAGAATAAAAGCCACCGTAGTAACTTCTTAAATTAGGACATAGCAaggaaaaacaagctaaaactAGCAATTATACCCTAGGGTAGCTTCTAAGACTTTGATAAGATAATTGCATAGACAGAGGCCTAGAAAGGGTAGTAGCAGACAAAGTATCGAGGACCCGAGTGTCAATGGAGTATACAGTGTAAATTTAAAGTATAAATTTCGCCTTTGCTTGGATGCAATCTGTAAGGTGTGTCACTAGTCCTGGACTAGAGAAAATTATCACCAGTATTGAGTAAAGAaacagtttatttaaaaaataactccCTTGTCCTAATATTGATCTGAATAATCTGGTATTAACAGTTTGATTGCAGCTATGGTGCTGCAGAGctctcaaaaattattttcattttgtaaagttattgatatttctaaattcTTTTAAAGCCGTAAATGCAATAACACAAATTTGATGCCAAAACCACTAGTGACGAACATTTTCCCCCACTTGGTCTGGATTCACAGTTCTAGTCAAGCCAATTCTTGTTTTCTCAAGAATATTAGTCTGGCAGCTTAGTCTAGTAAGCTCAATCAGAAGTCCTTCATATAGGAATTAAGCTAATTTCccattcaaatttttaaaatccaatAACAATAGCTTTAATAATTAGGACATGCCCAGCACAGGTCCCTAGCCCAAATGCCCAAAATAGCCTCTGAAAGATGAATCAATGCTTCTCGCCCAAAAGAACAACCTCCCAAGCATTGGCAGGAAGACTTCTGTGACTGATCTTTTCCAGTATTGCTCAAGACAGCGAAAAACAGATAGGTACACCAAAAATGGTGTCATTATGCCATGAGAGAAGAATCCCCGAGTTGGCCAACCTGCCTGGATTGGGTTTTGACGCAAAAGTGCACAGTAATAATAGGACAGAAATATGCAGACGATTAATTATGTTAATTCCTTTAATAGGTCCTACAAGGACACTCATGGGTGATTATCTTTTTCTATAGAAAACATAAGCTTTCAAGAAGTCAAAGCCAAATAGATTGTTTCCTCCTGAACAAGGGTAGGTCACATGGAATCACCAAGACATTTCAATTGAAACCAGAATCTGCACAATACCTGAGTACACAAAGGGGGAGCCTCTctcaccaaaaaaaaacgacaCCCAACAATAcactttcttgttttttactcCTTCCCATCTAGACAATTATCTGACCTCCTTGCTCCCAACAGATCAGACCTGTATACAACTATATATGAGTAAACAACATTTTGAACTGTTGGTACAGACAGATCAGAGCCTTAGAGGAGAATGGAGATGTTTGTATAGGGTCGGGGATGGGAAACTGTGGGTTAATCcggctacaaaaaaaaatgctgcaaAACCCAGTGAAGTTTGGAATGCTACATGAACGAAAGCCGTAATTCcacctagggggggggggtcattgaAAGAACCACTGAAGATTTTCCAAAGAATACTTCATGAAAAACTGGgacttttggcaaaaaaatgcacTTTCTGTAATATTAGACTAGTCCAGGAAGGATTCTCGTTATTCCATTCCCAAAAGATGAAAGTTGTGTAGCCTACATATATGCTCAAGATATATTGTTGTTAGAAATAACTACCAATAAAAATGGCAAATAAATttttgcatatggtaaaaaaaagaaaagaaaaataatacctCATGAGCTGCTTCAGGTTTCTCAAATACAGCTTTTTGCCTATTGCTTGCAGTAACAATCATTTCACTTTTAAGCATAGAATTGGCAACTGTACAGAGCCTGCGTTTTTGTCTAGAATCATAAGAAGACAAAAACTTATTGGGTGCAATTCCAGACTGACTGAGATCAACTACAGATGGTCGAACTTGCCACTGTGAATACATTGACAAAAGCGGATCTGTTTCTTGAATCACATACATTGGTTGAGGTTTAGAGAGGCAGCAAAAATAGACTTTAGTTGAACACTTAAGACCTAGCGTTGTATATGAATAGCCATTTAGAAAAGTCTGGTTATAAGCTTTGCTAGGCCTTGGAGTATCAGGAGATATTAGAATATGTCCTCCTTCTTGGAACCTAGGCACTCCTTCTGGGTCCATACCAGACAtacacatttttttcctttgaaaactCCCTGTTTTTAAAGACAAGCTTGTAGGTcttgagaatttttttattccttcacTAACAGATGCATCACTGTCTTTCTTTTCTGTCACAAAGGCACGGGATTTGGTAGGTGAAATCAAATATGGCACTGAGTCAATGGTATAATTATGAAATTTAAGCTCTCTTGCAACACGTGGTGAGTCGTCTCTCCgactttttttctcttccttgCAGGAGGGCACTTGAGTGAACTGGTTGCTTGACAAAAGTGAAAGACCTCTTGacattacttcattttttctggcACTAAGATCTACCACTGATTCCAAATGCTTAGGCACTTCACAAAATGTTGTACTTGCACTTAATGTCTGAGGACTTTTAAACGAGAGAGAAGTAGAAAAAGCCGAAGGATTGTCTCTAGGGTCCCCTGAAAGTTTTTCCTGGCTAAAATTCAAAGGTACCAGAGGAGTTTGAAGTTTAAAACCAGAGGAAGTATTTTTCATCAAGTTATTAATGCTGAAATCAGAAACTAGACGTTTGACGACCTGCGTTTCAGAACTATTTTGTACTAATTGTTTACTTTCAAAATTATCATTAGTCAATATCCCATCAACTCTTTGTACTTTCGGCCGAATTAAAACTTGATGCTGAAAGAGACCCTCTGATACACATCTTTTTCTATGGCTTTCAGAAGCAGCCTCAGAAGCATGAGAAGGATCTTCTCTTTGAACCGAAGTGTCAATAATATCTCGAATGCCAAATCGAATCCCATAATCCTGAGTTTTCAAGCATATTGAATCCACAGTGTCACACTGCTGAATTGAAGAACCCATGCTTCTAGTTTCTGGGTCATAGATAGAACATACAGGTGAAATGCTTTCTTGACTCAGGCATTCTCTTTGATgattaaaagtttcaaaactaAACGAATTTGATGATCTCTTTCTTGGTGGTTTCACATGATCAGTTTGTGAGCTGTCATATTGTTCAGAATGTTCTTTGTCTGGTAAAGAgacaattttcttgaatttcttgtGAACATAACTACTATCAGCTATTTCGTTgttattttcagacattttggTTGTTACAGGTGCTGCCATGGCTTTTTAAGAAGTACATCTAATctgaaaacaagtaaaaataattaataacatAAACAATCAGCTTGGTAATCCTTCTTAACTGTAAATTATTAATCAATTTGATAAGTAGAAATATACAGGCAATcaatatatcattttttca
Protein-coding regions in this window:
- the LOC136030200 gene encoding uncharacterized protein LOC136030200 is translated as MAAPVTTKMSENNNEIADSSYVHKKFKKIVSLPDKEHSEQYDSSQTDHVKPPRKRSSNSFSFETFNHQRECLSQESISPVCSIYDPETRSMGSSIQQCDTVDSICLKTQDYGIRFGIRDIIDTSVQREDPSHASEAASESHRKRCVSEGLFQHQVLIRPKVQRVDGILTNDNFESKQLVQNSSETQVVKRLVSDFSINNLMKNTSSGFKLQTPLVPLNFSQEKLSGDPRDNPSAFSTSLSFKSPQTLSASTTFCEVPKHLESVVDLSARKNEVMSRGLSLLSSNQFTQVPSCKEEKKSRRDDSPRVARELKFHNYTIDSVPYLISPTKSRAFVTEKKDSDASVSEGIKKFSRPTSLSLKTGSFQRKKMCMSGMDPEGVPRFQEGGHILISPDTPRPSKAYNQTFLNGYSYTTLGLKCSTKVYFCCLSKPQPMYVIQETDPLLSMYSQWQVRPSVVDLSQSGIAPNKFLSSYDSRQKRRLCTVANSMLKSEMIVTASNRQKAVFEKPEAAHEVLFFFSFFYHMQKFICHFYW